A segment of the Sulfitobacter sp. D7 genome:
CGGCTTCAGGTGCCGGGCCGGCTTTATGAACAGGTGCGCAGTGGCCATCGCAATTCACTGGAAGATCAATGGTCGAGGGTCTGGGAATGAAGCATTTTGCAACCGGTCTTTTGTTGATCGCCAGCCTTACCTTGAGCGCCTGTGCGGGCGGAGGGCGCGAAGAGGAACGCAGCCCGCTGCTCAGCGCGGGCAGCACGTTGTTTAGCATTCTCAAAGACCGCACCGGGCCCGATGCGCCAGCCAAGGGGCGGGTGACAGTGACCCGCACGCTGCTGGATCAGACGCCCGGCGCGGTCATGCAGGTGGTGCCGGAAAACACCGGGCTGCAGGACTTTCTGAAACGTGTCGCTCGGCGGTCTGATGGCACGCCGGGGATGGTTGAGGTCTGGCAATCCACGGATCAGGCTCAGATCGTCCTGCGCGAAGGCGTGCTGGTCGGCACCAAGGGGCTTGGTGGCGATATGCGCTCGGCCCAAGCGCAAACGGTGATTGCGGCGCTGGACGG
Coding sequences within it:
- a CDS encoding YjbF family lipoprotein is translated as MKHFATGLLLIASLTLSACAGGGREEERSPLLSAGSTLFSILKDRTGPDAPAKGRVTVTRTLLDQTPGAVMQVVPENTGLQDFLKRVARRSDGTPGMVEVWQSTDQAQIVLREGVLVGTKGLGGDMRSAQAQTVIAALDGQGGGGERLITLARLDGTAQTVPFACDVTHLGPETIQIVDRRLSVRHFREDCGYGATTFSNDYWAEVGTGKLRRSRQWAGPQFGYMAIDLLKD